The Candidatus Nanopelagicales bacterium nucleotide sequence CAGGTGAGCGATATGGCTCCGTGTACCAAATTAACTACTTGCGGTGCATCCTGTGCGGACTCTGTATCGAGGCCTGCCCAACCCGAGCGCTGACCATGACCAACGAGTACGAGTTGGCCGACAACTCGCGCGAGAAGCTCATCTACGAGAAGCAGGATCTGCTTGCTCCACTGCTGCCGGGCATGGCGCTGCCGCCGCACTCGATGGTTGCTGGCACCACTGCCAAGGACTACTACGACGGCAGAATCTCAGGCGCGACACCGGAGCAGGAGGCCGAGGTCGAAGCTCGCGAGGCCGCCGAAGCCGCCGCAGTTGTCGAGGCAGACGAAGCGGTTGCCGAACAGGCCGATGATGCCGAGGCGGTCGCCGAAGCACAGCGACGTGGCTGGCAAGAACGAGTTCGCAGGGCCGAGGAGGAGGCGTCGTGACGACCACCTCCTTGCTCGCGACCTCGAACGTTGGGGCCGAGATCGTCTACTGGACGTGCGCGATCCTCGCGATTATCGGCGCCGTGGGCATGATCGCGAGTCGCAAGCCCGTCCACAGCGCACTCTTCGTCGCTTTCACCATGATCAACCTCGCGGTTCTCTACGTGGCATTGGATGCCCCGTTCCTCGGAATGGTGCAGGTCATCGTTTACACCGGCGCGGTCATGATGTTGTTCGTCTTCGTGATGATGGTCGTCGGAGTCGATGCATCCGACTCCCTTGTCGAGACCATCAAGGGCCAGCGCTGGACCGCCATCGTGTTCGTCGTCGGCCTGGCGGCGCTGCTGAT carries:
- the nuoI gene encoding NADH-quinone oxidoreductase subunit NuoI, whose translation is MPQRSHRRRCAVADLPQPIRGFGTTFFTMFRKVSTEQYPMEKDKFPPKPRFHGRHQLNRHPDGLEKCIGCELCAWACPADAIYVEGADNEAGDRHSPGERYGSVYQINYLRCILCGLCIEACPTRALTMTNEYELADNSREKLIYEKQDLLAPLLPGMALPPHSMVAGTTAKDYYDGRISGATPEQEAEVEAREAAEAAAVVEADEAVAEQADDAEAVAEAQRRGWQERVRRAEEEAS